A genomic region of Lytechinus pictus isolate F3 Inbred chromosome 2, Lp3.0, whole genome shotgun sequence contains the following coding sequences:
- the LOC129282269 gene encoding multidrug and toxin extrusion protein 1-like: MWIRLATHSRGDYVSMLLIKYLQCQSRLLPVVVTTLITNVIAAVLYYVFIYVFDLKLVGTAIAQVLSHYILTGLVTGYIVWKKLHKETWSGWSKECLDDWMPIFKLGMAGCMMVCLEWWSFDVGFYLAGLLDEESIGAHAIIMYTATTGYMFPYGIGIAASIRIGNSLGAKKPGIAHVASVASLSLGVVAAVILAILYISLKDLIPYLFTSESLTVKLASSILPICAMFALLDATATVCGGVIRGTGRQVVGAVVDLLGYYLIGLPLGISLMFPLHKGIYGFWSGMTLGLFIQSLFLVVFTLRLSWNNETRKAQKRIRQAGLHEEETCAPISSNHHAASQTELEGDEEEELITTNGRDNGSSDGNPPIGNGYSNGFCMKDKQPGTVVDSSSNTEGYYGDDQCDGIRPVPLHDYLQVRTDEGSAEEPNTSANNSSSFHQNGNIVCSEVTKMEEASRDLPGKTSVWELVQLRVMILCLCFVYLGLAIICRVLVVPDLRAIAIEREMSLANLTNVTSIFSPTEAVQYTELF, from the exons ATGTGGATAAGATTAGCAACACACTCAAGA ggagACTACGTTTCCATGTTGCTCATCAAATATCTACAGTGTCAGAGCCGACTACTGCCTGTCGTTGTGACAACATTGATCACAAATGTGATAGCTGCTGTTCTTTATTATGTCTTCATTTATGTTTTTGATCTGAAATTAGT aGGCACAGCTATAGCGCAGGTTTTATCACATTACATTCTTACTGGCCTCGTCACTGGCTACATCGTCTGGAAGAAATTACACAAAGAAACCTGGTCAG GTTGGAGTAAGGAGTGTTTAGACGATTGGATGCCTATCTTCAAGCTTGGTATGGCGGGATGCATGATGGTGTGTCTGGAATGGTGGAGCTTTGATGTTGGGTTCTATCTAGCAG GTTTACTTGATGAGGAATCAATTGGAGCTCATGCTATCATCATGTACACAGCTACTACAGGTTACATG TTTCCATATGGTATTGGCATAGCAGCATCAATCAGGATTGGAAATAGCCTTGGCGCTAAGAAGCCAGGTATCGCCCATGTTGCATCAGTAGCCTCATTATCACTTGGAG TTGTTGCTGCTGTTATCCTGGCTATCTTGTACATCTCACTCAAAGATTTGATTCCATACCTATTCACATCAGAAAG CCTCACAGTAAAGCTAGCCTCTTCCATTCTACCCATATGTGCCATGTTTGCATTGCTGGATGCCACTGCT ACGGTGTGTGGTGGAGTGATTCGAGGTACAGGTCGGCAGGTAGTGGGGGCAGTAGTCGACCTCTTGGGATATTATCTCATAGGGCTCCCTCTTGGAATCTCGCTCATGTTTCCACTTCATAAAGGGATCTATG GTTTTTGGAGTGGTATGACATTGGGGTTATTCATCCAATCTCTCTTCCTTGTTGTCTTCACTCTCCGATTAAGTTGGAACAATGAAACAAGAAag GCACAGAAAAGAATTAGACAAGCGGGGTTACATGAAGAGGAGACATGTGCTCCTATCAGCTCAAATCATCACGCTGCCTCTCAGACAGAGCTGGAAGGAGACGAGGAAGAAGAGTTAATAACAACCAATGGACGTGATAATGGTTCAAGCGATGGAAACCCTCCCATAGGAAACGGATACTCTAATGGATTCTGTATGAAAGACAAACAGCCCGGTACTGTAGTGGATTCCAGTTCAAATACAGAAGGGTACTACGGCGATGATCAGTGCGACGGTATCAGACCGGTGCCTCTGCACGATTACCTTCAAGTCAGGACTGATGAAGGTAGTGCGGAGGAACCCAACACGAGTGCAAATAACAGCTCCTCATTTCATCAGAACGGGAACATCGTGTGCAGCGAGGTCACCAAAATGGAAGAAGCCTCCAGGGACTTGCCAGGGAAGACATCGGTGTGGGAGCTTGTACAATTGCGTGTCATGATTTTATGTCTTTGTTTTGTCTACCTTGGACTTGCCATCATTTGTCGAGTGCTGGTGGTGCCTGATTTGAGGGCAATCGCCATCGAGAGAGAAATGTCGTTGGCCAATCTCACCAACGTCACATCAATATTTTCACCTACGGAGGCTGTTCAGTATACTGAGTTGTTTTAG
- the LOC129254498 gene encoding pseudouridylate synthase RPUSD2-like yields MLFRATTKDIFREHCIIVSSVRVLTGRFAKHHPRSHVRHLVLASKGKVDIAVGHCRPNVNLFPINCFGLAVVRNIVHQHYNMPKRKRKYSNHPQKIPKFAHERQFVDVEYYFENGLRKIKPYVYKFECYAKGRWFGSKLLDVFKKEFRLESAEYYETAIREGLIRVNKAKASPDRILKNNDFMQSKVHRHEPPVSGEPIQVIAETQEYLVINKPSSIPVHPCGKYRHNTIVFILGKDYGFKGLHTIHRLDRLTSGILLFARTLEVSHRLDAYVRDRELEKTYVCKTQGEFPSTPVVCEEPIFIVSHKIGVCRVKEDGKPCKTTFERLSYDGETSIVKCYPHTGRMHQIRVHLQYLGFPIVNDPLYNNTVWGQCKGKGGNKKLTDEELLQDLIEQHDIEIDSALEKARLQTLINKPKSPTHSISQGSKESSKGAVKDAIKDSIDDETSDIPRLQTLINKPKSPTHTISQGSQESSKDTLKDVIKDSIDDETSDIPSSKDSEEPCQPEQLTNSTTDEQENAIGKQNNSHQECSQLDASPASISANNELTCLNDVDDMGKDGNDLQPPVVLDAGKGIVKGNEEMVEPCDRIRTSNDEECKNRSSDPVQDIDDDTGTEAKDVDSKDKRTSDLKVEDDCDEERLIDEKTDKLAVSLCRECRNPMPDPEPNEMCIYLHALTYKGPDFEFSAPMPAWAQEHFERTGTKYS; encoded by the exons ATGTTATTTAGAGCCACAACTAAAGACATATTCAGAGAACATTGTATTATTGTATCATCAGTCCGAGTTCTCACCGGCAGGTTTGCAAAACATCATCCTCGGTCCCACGTGCGACATCTGGTGTTGGCTTCCAAAGGAAAAGTTGACATTGCCGTTGGACACTGCAGGCCTAACGttaatttatttccaattaattGTTTCGGCCTGGCCGTGGTGAGAAATATCGTTCATCAGCATTACAACATGccaaagagaaaaagaaag TATTCAAACCATCCACAGAAGATCCCCAAATTTGCACATGAGCGGCAGTTTGTGGATGTTGAGTACTACTTTGAAAatg GATTGAGAAAGATCAAACCGTATGTTTATAAGTTTGAATGTTATGCAAAAGGAAGGTGGTTTGGCAGCAAACTTTTGGATGTCTTCAAAAAAGAGTTTAGATTAGAGTCTGCTGAATACTAT GAAACGGCGATCCGTGAGGGACTGATCAGAGTAAACAAAGCCAAGGCATCACCCGATCGTATCCtgaaaaacaatgatttcatgCAGTCCAAGGTCCATAGACATGAACCACCAGTATCAGGAGAACCAATCCAAGTTATAGCAGAGACACAAGAATATCTTGTCATCAATAAACCATCCTCTATACCG GTTCATCCTTGTGGAAAATACAGACATAATACCATAGTCTTCATCCTGGGAAAAGATTATGGATTTAAAGGCCTTCATA CAATTCATCGTTTGGATAGACTAACATCAGGAATCCTTCTTTTTGCAAG AACGTTGGAGGTTTCCCATCGCCTAGATGCTTATGTCAGAGATAGGGAGCTAGAAAAGACTTATGTTTGTAAAACCCAGGGAGAGTTTCCAAG TACTCCTGTTGTGTGCGAAGAACCAATCTTTATTGTATCTCACAAGATTGGTGTTTGTAGAGTGAAGGAGGATGGCAAACCTTGTAAGACTACCTTTGAAAGACTCAGCTATGATGGTGAAACAAGTATTGTCAAAT GTTATCCTCACACTGGTCGAATGCATCAGATCCGTGTTCATCTACAGTACCTAGGTTTTCCAATCGTTAACGACCCTCTTTATAATAACACTGTTTGGGGTCAGTGTAAAGGTAAAGGAGGAAACAAGAAGCTCACTGATGAAGAG CTCCTGCAGGACTTAATAGAACAGCATGATATAGAGATAGACTCGGCATTAGAGAAGGCACGACTACAGACACTCATCAACAAACCCAAGAGTCCCACACACTCCATCTCTCAGGGATCAAAGGAATCAAGTAAGGGTGCTGTCAAGGATGCTATCAAGGATTCAATAGATGATGAGACATCTGATATTCCCAGACTACAGACACTCATCAACAAACCCAAGAGTCCCACACACACCATCTCTCAGGGATCACAGGAATCAAGTAAGGACACTCTCAAGGATGTTATCAAGGATTCAATAGATGATGAGACTTCTGATATTCCAAGCTCAAAGGACTCGGAGGAACCTTGTCAACCAGAACAATTAACAAATTCAACTACTGATGAACAGGAGAATGCCATAGGAAAGCAAAACAATAGCCATCAAGAATGTTCTCAATTGGATGCCTCTCCAGCAAGTATAAGTGCCAATAATGAACTTACATGTCTCAATGATGTGGATGATATGGGCAAGGATGGGAATGATCTACAACCTCCTGTTGTTTTAGATGCGGGTAAGGGCATCGTCAAGGGCAATGAAGAAATGGTGGAGCCTTGTGACAGGATTAGGACTAGTAATGATGAAGAATGCAAGAACAGGTCTTCTGATCCTGTACAGGACATCGATGATGATACTGGGACGGAAGCCAAAGATGTTGATAGTAAAGATAAGAGGACGTCTGATTTGAAAGTCGAGGATGACTGTGATGAAGAGAGGTTGATTGATGAGAAGACTGACAAACTTGCCGTTTCTCTCTGCCGGGAATGTCGCAATCCAATGCCTGATCCTGAACCCAATGAGATGTGTATCTACTTACATGCTCTCACTTACAAA GGACCAGATTTTGAGTTCAGTGCACCTATGCCAGCTTGGGCTCAAGAACACTTTGAAAGGACAGGCACCAAGTACTCATAG